From Tubulanus polymorphus chromosome 9, tnTubPoly1.2, whole genome shotgun sequence, a single genomic window includes:
- the LOC141910778 gene encoding pseudouridine-5'-phosphatase-like has product MAAPMASTTTTSEMNGSADFPKISHVIFDMDGLLLDTETLYTKATQRVLDEYGGKTYTWEVKSKCMGHKLDEAAQIMIDAYDLPLTPEQYMEKGLEQYKIIFPTAELMPGVKKLVTHLHKHNVPMAVATGASTENFELETMHHKKLFALFDHVVLLSSDPEVAKGKPAPDGFLVCASRFKDKPKPEQVLVFEDADNGVMAATNAGMSVVWIPGPQSQSDRSEYDNVASLTLDSMADFKPELFGLPPYDS; this is encoded by the exons atggcggcgccCATGGCATCGACGACTACGACCAGCGAAATGAACGGATCGGCGGATTTTCCGAAGATTTCTCACGTAATCTTCGATATGGACGGTCTTCTATTGG ACACTGAAACTCTGTATACTAAAGCCACACAGCGAGTTCTCGATGAATACGGCGGTAAAACCTACACGTGGGAGGTTAAGAGTAAATGTATGGGTCACAAGTTGGATGAAGCAGCGCAAATCATGATAG ATGCTTATGATCTACCTCTGACACCAGAGCAATACATGGAAAAAGGTTTAGAACAATATAAAATCATATTCCCGACAGCTGAACTTATGCCAG GCGTCAAAAAGCTCGTAACTCATCTGCACAAGCACAACGTACCGATGGCCGTCGCGACCGGGGCGTCGACTGAAAATTTCGAACTCGAAACGATGCATCACAAAAAACTGTTCGCGTTGTTCGATCACGTCGTGTTGCTAAGCAGCGATCCGGAGGTCGCGAAGGGTAAACCGGCGCCCGACGGATTTCTGGTGTGCGCGAGTCGATTCAAGGACAAACCGAAACCCGAACAG GTGTTAGTTTTCGAGGATGCAGACAACGGAGTGATGGCCGCCACGAACGCGGGAATGTCGGTCGTTTGGATTCCCGGACCTCAAAGCCAATCGGACCGCAGCGAATACGATAACGTCGCGTCGCTGACGCTCGACTCGATGGCCGATTTTAAACCGGAGCTGTTCGGGCTTCCTCCCTACGATAGTTAG